In Isosphaera pallida ATCC 43644, the sequence GCGCCGAGGTTGCGCTCCAGAGGACGAGTGGAGGCCGCCGGGGTGAAATGAAGCTTAGCCTTGAGGCGGGCGTCGCCATTTTTCGAGGGCGTGTCGAGACTCAGGTGGTAGACGCCTTCGTGGTCGCGTTCCAGACAGTTGGCGTCGATCGCCACTGTGAACGGATCGGTCCGGTAGGAGAAGTCGGGGCGGCGGAAGCCGTTGAGGGCGTAGGCCGCCGTTTGTCCGTCCCGATACCAGCACAAGCCCACCGCGCAATGGTCCAGCGGGTCAGGCTTGGGAAAACGGGAAGGGTCGCGGTGGTGACGGATCGCCGCCACGCCGAACGAGGGATCGAACGGCAATCCTGCGTAGAACACAATCACCAGCGCGTCGCGGCCATCATGGGAGATCGCGTCGAAATACCACCATTCGTGAGCGCCAGGTTGCTCGAAGGCGAAGAATCGGTCGGGGTCGGGGGTGGTAGCGACGTGCGTTGGCTTGGTGAGAACGTCGTGGTGGGGCTGGGGAATCATGGTCGAACGTCACATGAGGGACAAGGTCAGGAACGATGAGCGGCCCGGTACGCCAGCGAGCGAGCGGGGCGCATGGCGGCGGGGCAAAGGACGGGGCGGTTGGTCGAGGATCGGATCGAATAGACAACGGATCAACCGAATGAGCTTGCGCGACGTGGTCACATGAGCGCGATGATGGAAGACATCGTAATCCAACGCCTCAATCTCGTCGAGAATCCCGCCGTAAAGGTTGCCCATCACTTTGACCGTCAAACGACTCGACCAACCAATCAGGTCGGGAATCCCGGCGTCCGAAGCGCGATAGAGTTCGCGGGCGCGACCGATCCATTCAGCCATGAGGCGTCGGAACCCCTCGGTGACCCGAGCTTGGCCAAGATCGGACTCGGTCACACCGTGACGCGCCAACGAGTCTTGGGGGAGGTAGATTCGGCTCATGCTCAGATCTTCGGCCACATCGCGCAGGATGTTGGTCAACTGCATAGCGCGGCCTAGTTGATCGGCGTGAACCAGACAACGTTCGTGGCGGAATCCGAACACGTAGGACATGATGATTCCCACCACCCCGGCGACCCGATGACAGTACAAATCCAGCGCCGCGGCGTCGGGATAGCGGTTGATGGTCAAGTCCATCGCCATGCCGTCAAGCAGGGCGTCGAACGGTTGGCGGGGGATGCCGCGCCGCCGCACCGTCCAGCGAAAGGCCCGCAGCCCGTCGGAAACCGGGGCCGTGCCGTAGGCGTCGTCGAGCGCCTGGCGGGCGCGTTCGATGCGGGCGAGCGCCTCAGAGGGATCTCGGGCGTCGTCCACTGCGTTGTCGGCCCAGCGGCAAAACCCGTAGACCGCATAGGCGTGGGTTCGGACTTCGCGTGGCAGACAGTGGGAGGCGAAATGAAAGGTGCGGGCATAGCGCCGGGTGATCCCCCGGCAAATCGCCATTCCCCGCGAGGTACGGGAGTCAGTCCAATCCCCATCCCACCGAACTTCGGTCGGGACGCTCCGGCAGGAGTTGGTCTCACGTCCCATTTAGATAAACTTCTCCAACACTTTGGCGCTGCTGACGACTCCGGGCAAACCCGCTCCGGGATGGGTGCCGGCCCCCACAAAGAACAGACCCTCGACATCCTCGCTGATGTTGTGGGGACGAAACCAGGCCGACTGGGTCAACACCGGCTCGAACTGG encodes:
- a CDS encoding phytoene/squalene synthase family protein; the encoded protein is MGRETNSCRSVPTEVRWDGDWTDSRTSRGMAICRGITRRYARTFHFASHCLPREVRTHAYAVYGFCRWADNAVDDARDPSEALARIERARQALDDAYGTAPVSDGLRAFRWTVRRRGIPRQPFDALLDGMAMDLTINRYPDAAALDLYCHRVAGVVGIIMSYVFGFRHERCLVHADQLGRAMQLTNILRDVAEDLSMSRIYLPQDSLARHGVTESDLGQARVTEGFRRLMAEWIGRARELYRASDAGIPDLIGWSSRLTVKVMGNLYGGILDEIEALDYDVFHHRAHVTTSRKLIRLIRCLFDPILDQPPRPLPRRHAPRSLAGVPGRSSFLTLSLM